Proteins from one Niallia circulans genomic window:
- the pheS gene encoding phenylalanine--tRNA ligase subunit alpha encodes MEAKLKELQEEALKAIAASESVKELNDIRVAYLGKKGPITEVLKGMGKLSAEERPKMGALVNVIRDEITSHIEKKQTMLEEAEVQKKIASETIDITLPGRPVAVGNHHSLTRVIEEVEDLFIGMGYTVEEGPEVEVDYYNFEALNLPKNHPARDMQDSFYITEELLLRTHTSPVQARTMEKHKGKGPVKIICPGKVYRRDNDDATHSHQFMQIEGLVIDENIRMSDLKGTLEVFAKKMFGNDREIRLRPSFFPFTEPSVEVDISCSICKGAGCSVCKGTGWIEVLGAGMVHPNVLEMAGFDSKKYSGFAFGIGAERIAMLKYGVDDIRHFYTNDIRFLKQFSVPEY; translated from the coding sequence GTGGAAGCGAAATTAAAGGAACTGCAAGAAGAAGCTTTAAAAGCAATAGCAGCCAGTGAAAGCGTAAAAGAGTTAAATGACATAAGAGTAGCTTATCTTGGCAAAAAAGGTCCCATTACAGAAGTATTAAAAGGAATGGGAAAATTATCTGCAGAAGAACGTCCGAAAATGGGTGCTTTAGTCAATGTCATTCGTGATGAGATTACAAGCCATATTGAAAAGAAGCAAACGATGTTAGAAGAAGCAGAGGTTCAAAAGAAAATCGCTTCGGAAACAATCGACATTACACTTCCAGGGCGTCCAGTTGCTGTTGGGAATCACCATTCTTTAACAAGAGTGATTGAGGAAGTAGAGGATTTATTTATTGGAATGGGCTATACGGTAGAAGAAGGTCCAGAGGTTGAAGTCGATTACTATAATTTCGAAGCATTGAACCTGCCGAAAAACCACCCAGCAAGAGATATGCAGGATTCCTTCTATATCACAGAAGAACTGCTTTTAAGAACACATACTTCACCAGTTCAAGCACGTACAATGGAGAAGCATAAAGGAAAAGGACCTGTTAAAATTATCTGTCCAGGTAAAGTGTATCGCCGTGATAATGATGACGCGACACATTCCCATCAATTTATGCAAATTGAAGGACTTGTTATTGATGAAAATATTCGTATGAGCGACCTTAAAGGTACGCTTGAAGTATTCGCGAAAAAAATGTTCGGAAATGACAGAGAAATCCGTCTGCGTCCAAGCTTCTTCCCATTCACAGAGCCTTCTGTTGAAGTCGATATTTCTTGCAGTATTTGTAAGGGAGCAGGCTGCAGTGTATGTAAAGGCACTGGCTGGATTGAAGTACTTGGAGCAGGGATGGTTCATCCGAATGTACTGGAAATGGCAGGATTTGACTCGAAGAAATATTCTGGGTTTGCCTTTGGAATCGGTGCAGAACGTATCGCAATGCTGAAGTATGGAGTTGACGATATTCGCCACTTCTATACAAATGATATCCGTTTCTTAAAACAATTTTCAGTGCCAGAATATTAA